The genomic window ACCTTCACCCCGACCACATCGGTGATGGCATTGAGCGGCCCTGTTGGATAATTGCCGATGACGATGCCGAGGTCTCGAAGACGGTGACGACTTTGATCTGATTCGGCAGCTGCCGTCGACAAACATCCGGTCAGGAGCGCAGCGATGCAGGAGAACCGTACTACCCGTGCCGCCTGCCTAAATCTATATTTCATGCGTGCTGCCCTGATGGGGTATCCGCACATCAACTTTCGGATGTTCGGCTTGGATGGCTGCGCCCAAGGAGAGAGCCTGTTTCTCTTCGCCATGCACAACGAACACGGTGCTGGGCAATGGGTTAATGGCTCGTACGTAGGCCAAGAGGTCGTTCCGGTCGGCATGAGCCGACAGGCCGTTGAATTTCACGATCTGCGCCCGCCGTTGGGTCGGCACACCGAAGATGGGGACCACATCCCACCCTTCGACCAGCTTGCGGCCCAGTGTATGTTCTGCTTGAAAGCCGACAAAGACGATGACGTTCGCTTCCTCCTGAATGGCGTGTTTGAGATGGTGGATGATGCGGCCGCCCTCGCACATGCCGGACGAGGAGATGATGACACAGGGTCCGCGCATGCTATTGAGGCGCTTACTGTCTTCCGCAGAGGAGACGAAGTGGATATACCGTGAGGCGAAGACATCACCCCCCGAGGAAAAAGTTTTCATGGTTTCCTCGTCATAACACTCTGGGTGCCGCTTGAAGACCTCGGTCGCCTTCCCCGCCAAAGGAGAATCGATATAAATCGGGATCGGCTCGACGCGGCCTTCACCTACCAATTCCTTGATCCGCATTACCAGTTCCTGTGTGCGCCCTACCGCAAACGCTGGAACAATAATCTTGCTCTTGTGTTGTCGCGCGTGTGCGATCAGGTCCTGGGCCTTCTTCTTCATTTCCTCGCCGACCTGTTCGTGCAGTCGGTCGCCGTACGTCGATTCGAGGATCAGCACGTCACAGCTCGACGGCGGTTCTGGATCACGCAGAATCGGCATATGGGAACGACCCAGATCGCCGC from Nitrospira sp. includes these protein-coding regions:
- a CDS encoding MBL fold metallo-hydrolase, giving the protein MKLSFYGAARSVTGSRHLLEAPGFRLLFDCGMFQGRRQEAVRRNQDLGFDPKSLGAVLLSHAHIDHSGALPVLPGQGFSGKVYLTRASADLAGIMLEDSARVQEYDCRYVNKQERRRGKTCVQPIYDGDDVRKVVKRFEGVRYGDQLKIAPRLTASFHDAGHILGSAAVRVKYTARGNTTTVLFSGDLGRSHMPILRDPEPPSSCDVLILESTYGDRLHEQVGEEMKKKAQDLIAHARQHKSKIIVPAFAVGRTQELVMRIKELVGEGRVEPIPIYIDSPLAGKATEVFKRHPECYDEETMKTFSSGGDVFASRYIHFVSSAEDSKRLNSMRGPCVIISSSGMCEGGRIIHHLKHAIQEEANVIVFVGFQAEHTLGRKLVEGWDVVPIFGVPTQRRAQIVKFNGLSAHADRNDLLAYVRAINPLPSTVFVVHGEEKQALSLGAAIQAEHPKVDVRIPHQGSTHEI